A stretch of DNA from Tsuneonella amylolytica:
GCCGCCAGCGCGAGCGCGCCCGTGCCGTCACCCGCCGCCAACAGGTCCGCGATGGCGGGCATCCTGTCCAGCGCGCGCGCGAGGTAGGGCGCATGCGCCCGCGCCCGTGCGAGCGCGCCCTCCCAGTCAGCGTCGGCGCCTGCGTCCATCCTTCGTGCCCTGCCTGTGCGCGGGGTCGCGCGCAAGCTTGCGGGGCGGCGCCCGCTTTGCGACAAGACCGCGGCATAACGAGGGAATGTCCATGATCCGCCGCCCGAACCCCGCCGCCGCCGCGCTCGCCGCAATCCTTGCCGCATCGCTGTCGGCCTGCGCCGCGACATCCGCCGGGGGCGGCATGGCCGGTGCGCCCGGTGCCGGCACGATCTCCGTCGAGACGCTCAAGTCCGCGACTCAGGCCCTGTCCTCCGACGCGTTCGAGGGCCGCGCCCCCGGCACCGTGGGCGAAGAGCGGACCGTCGCCTACCTCGTCGACCGCTTCGGCAAGGCGGGGCTGAAGCCCGGCAACAACGGCAGCTGGGTGCAGAAAGTACCGCTGGTCGAGATCACCGGCACCAACTTCGGCCCGCTGAGCATCTGGGGCAAAGACGGGGCGGCGCAGAGCTTCGCCTACGGCAGCGACTGGGTCGGCGCGAGCTACCGCGAGGCGCCGTCGATCAACCTCGCAAACAGCGAGATGGTGTTCGTCGGCTACGGCATCGTCGCGCCGGAGAAGAACTGGAACGACTACGCCGGCGTCGACATGGAGGGGAAGACCGCGGTCATCCTCGTCAACGATCCCGACTACGAGAGCCAGGGCCTCGCGGGCGATTTCGGCGGGCGCGCGATGACGTTCTACGGCCGCTGGACCTATAAGTTCGAGGAAGCCGCCCGGCAGGGCGCCGCCGCCGCGATCATCGTCCACGACGAATTTCCCGCCGCCTACGGCTGGAACGTGGTGGAAAGCAGCTGGTCGGGCCCGCAGGTCTACGCCGCCCGTGCCGACAAGGGAGCGAGCCAGACGATGATGAACGGCTGGGTGCAGAAACCGGTCGCGCAAAAGATCATGGCCGCCGCCGGGCAGGACCTCGCCGCGCTGTCCGCCGCCGCGAAGAAACGGGGTTTTCGCGCCGTGCCGCTGGGCGTGACCGCGAGCACCCGGTTCGGCAACACCTTCCGCACCTTCGAATCGCAGAACGTGGTCGGCGTGCTGCCGGGCACGACCCGGCCGGACGAGACTGTGCTCTATACCGCGCACTGGGACCACCTCGGCCGCTGCAATCCCGACGCGAGCGGCGACGACATCTGCAACGGCGCGGTCGACAACGCGACCGGCGTCGCCGCGCTGGTCGCGCTGGCCGAAGCCAACGCCCGGGCCGGCGCGACCCCGCGCGCCCAGGCCTTCATCGCGCTCACGAGCGAGGAATCGGGCCTGCTCGGCAGCCAGTACTACGCCATGAACCCGGTCTTCCCGCTGGCGCGGACGGCCGGGGGCATCAACATCGACGGCCTGCCGCTCGCCGGCCGGTTCCGCGACGTCGTCGCCATCGGCGGGGCGAAGAGCCAGCTCGACGCGTACCTGTCGCGCGCGCTGGCCGCCGGCAATCTGGCGGGCAGCCCCGAACCGACCCCGGAAAAGGGCTTCTACTACCGCTCCGACCACTTCAACCTGGCGAAGGTCGGCGTGCCGATGCTGTACCTGAAGGGCGGCGACGACCTGGAAGCCGGCGGCACCGCGGCCGGCGCGGCGGCTGCCAAGGAATGGACCGAGCAGCGCTACCACCAGCCGTCGGACGAATACGATCCCGACTGGGATTGGGCGGGCGCGCAGCAGATCGTCGAGGCCTACTACCGGATCGGGCGCGAGCTTGCGACGACGCCAGACTGGCCGAACTGGAACGAGGGCGACGAATTCCGCGCCGCGCGCGATGCCTCGTGCGCCGCCGACCCGGCCGGTTGCTGAGGCGCGCCGCATGACCGCGAAACCGGGTTCGGCAATGCCCCCCGAATGGGCCCAGCAGGACTGGCTGTGGATCGGTTTTCCGCACCTCGCCGACGAGTGGCCCGGCTATCTCGACCGCGCGCAGGAGCAGATCGCCGCGTTCGCCAGCGCGGTCGCCGAAAGCGGGCAGGACGTGCGTTTGCTGGTACGCGACGCCGCGAACGAAGCGCGCGCGCGCAGCCTCGTCTCGGCCGCGGTCGCACTCGAACGGCGGACCTACGGCGACGTCTGGCTGCGCGACACGGGCCCGCTGGTGCGCGCCGACGGCACGGCGCTGCGCTGCGGCTTCAACGGCTGGGGCGGCAAGTACCTGATGGACGGCGACCAGACGATCGGGGCCGAACTGGCCGGGGACGCGGGGCTTCGCGTCGAGACCGGCGACTGGATCCTGGAAGGCGGGGCGATCGACGGCGACGGCACCGGCCTCGTCGTGACGACCGAGCAGTGCCTGCTCAACCCCAACCGCAACCCCGACCTGTCGCGCGCGGACATCGAGGCCCGGCTGGCGCAGGACCTCGGCTTCGACCGCGTGCTGTGGCTCGGCGACGGCCTGATCAACGACCACACCGACGGGCACGTCGACAACCTCGCGCGGTTCGTCGGCCCGAACCGGCTGGCGCTGCCGCGCGCAACCGGACCCGGCGACCCCAACGCCGCCATCTACGCCGACGCTAAGCGCCGCGCCGAGGCCTTCGGGGTCGAGGTGGCCGAGATCCCATCCCCCGGTCTCGTGACCCGCGGCGATCTCGTCGAGCCGGCGAGCTACGCGAACTTCGCGATCACCACGAACCTGGTGGTGGTTCCGACCTTCGGCTCGGTCCACGACGAGGACGGGGTCGCCGCGGTGGCCGCGCTGTTCCCCGACCGGGCGACGATCGGCCTCGCCGCCGATGCCGTGCTGGCGGGGGGCGGCGGCTTCCACTGCGCGAGCCAGCAAATGCCGGCCTTAACCCGGAGTTAGGATTTCGGGCGCAGCTTCGGCCCATGGCCAGAGCCGTCGCCCTCGTCGCCGAAAGCGAATCGCCCGTGTTCGAAGCCCTGCGCTTCGCCATCGCGACCGCGTGCCCGCTGGCGCTGATCTTCGCGGGCCGCTTCCTGCCGTTCTAGACCGCCAGCTTGGCGAGCGCGACCAGCGCGGTCGCACCCAGCACGACAGCCACGAACAGTCGCCAGCGCCGGTCGTCGACCGTGCCGAACCGGCGCGCGCCCAGCCAGTTGCCCGCCAGCACCGCCGGTAGCAGGATCAGCGCCAGCAGCAGGAACTGTGGGCGCAGCAGCCCGAGCGCCGCACCAGAGATCAGGCTGACGGTCGAGGCGGCGGTGAAGACCAGCAGCATCGAGGCCTTCGCCACGGCACGCGGGATGTCGCGCCCGACGTAGTAGGGTACCACCGGCGGTCCCGGCATCCCGGCAAGTCCTGTCAGCACGCCGGTCGCCAGTCCGGTGGCGGCCGTCCGCGCCGCGCTCGGCGGGTCGGCCGACCGGCGCGGCAGCAGGATGGCGACGAAGGCCGACAGTGCGACCAGCGCGATGAGGACGCGGGCGACCGGGTTGGGCATCACCGACAGCAGCCACAGACCCGGCGCGGTCGCGACCGCCACGCCGGCGATGATGCGCCACGCGGTGCTTTCCGCGTCGCGCAGGATCATCCGCATGTCGCTGAGCCCGATGAGGACCGAGACCCCGTTCGTCACCAGCACCGCCTCGACCGGCGTCACCGCTAGCGCGAGGACCGGCACCAGCAGGATTGCCATGCCGAAGCCCGCCAGCCCCCGCACGTAGGCGGCCGCGAACGCCGCCGCGAGCGCGCCGGCGATCTGAAACCCGTCGAACCCGATCGGCGCGTCCAAGCCGGCCGGCTCAGCGCAGGTCGGGCGGGGTCGCCTCCGCGGTCAGCATGGCGATCGCCTCGGCCAGCGGCATGACCTTCTGGTGCTGTTCGCCCAGCGTGCGGACGGCGACGGTGCCCTCCTCCGCCTCGCGCTTGCCGACGACCAGCAGGTGCGGAACCTTGGCGAGGCTGTGCTCGCGCACCTTGTAGTTGATCTTCTCGTTGCGAAGGTCGCTCTCGACGCGGATGCCCGCCGCCGTCAGCTGCCTCACCACGTCGTGCGCGTAGTCGTCGGCATCCGAGACGATCGTCGCCACCACCGCCTGCGTCGGCGCGAGCCAGACCGGCAGCTTGCCCGCGAAATGCTCGATCAGGAAGCCGATGAACCGCTCGTACGACCCGAATATCGCGCGGTGGAGCATGACCGGGCGGTGCCGCTCGCCGTCCTCGCCGACGTAGCTCGCGTCGAGCCGGTCGGGGAGCACGCGGTCGCCCTGGATCGTGCCGACCTGCCAGGTGCGGCCGATCGCATCGGTGAGGTGCCATTCGAGCTTG
This window harbors:
- a CDS encoding sulfite exporter TauE/SafE family protein; this encodes MDAPIGFDGFQIAGALAAAFAAAYVRGLAGFGMAILLVPVLALAVTPVEAVLVTNGVSVLIGLSDMRMILRDAESTAWRIIAGVAVATAPGLWLLSVMPNPVARVLIALVALSAFVAILLPRRSADPPSAARTAATGLATGVLTGLAGMPGPPVVPYYVGRDIPRAVAKASMLLVFTAASTVSLISGAALGLLRPQFLLLALILLPAVLAGNWLGARRFGTVDDRRWRLFVAVVLGATALVALAKLAV
- a CDS encoding M28 family peptidase — protein: MIRRPNPAAAALAAILAASLSACAATSAGGGMAGAPGAGTISVETLKSATQALSSDAFEGRAPGTVGEERTVAYLVDRFGKAGLKPGNNGSWVQKVPLVEITGTNFGPLSIWGKDGAAQSFAYGSDWVGASYREAPSINLANSEMVFVGYGIVAPEKNWNDYAGVDMEGKTAVILVNDPDYESQGLAGDFGGRAMTFYGRWTYKFEEAARQGAAAAIIVHDEFPAAYGWNVVESSWSGPQVYAARADKGASQTMMNGWVQKPVAQKIMAAAGQDLAALSAAAKKRGFRAVPLGVTASTRFGNTFRTFESQNVVGVLPGTTRPDETVLYTAHWDHLGRCNPDASGDDICNGAVDNATGVAALVALAEANARAGATPRAQAFIALTSEESGLLGSQYYAMNPVFPLARTAGGINIDGLPLAGRFRDVVAIGGAKSQLDAYLSRALAAGNLAGSPEPTPEKGFYYRSDHFNLAKVGVPMLYLKGGDDLEAGGTAAGAAAAKEWTEQRYHQPSDEYDPDWDWAGAQQIVEAYYRIGRELATTPDWPNWNEGDEFRAARDASCAADPAGC
- a CDS encoding agmatine deiminase family protein, which produces MTAKPGSAMPPEWAQQDWLWIGFPHLADEWPGYLDRAQEQIAAFASAVAESGQDVRLLVRDAANEARARSLVSAAVALERRTYGDVWLRDTGPLVRADGTALRCGFNGWGGKYLMDGDQTIGAELAGDAGLRVETGDWILEGGAIDGDGTGLVVTTEQCLLNPNRNPDLSRADIEARLAQDLGFDRVLWLGDGLINDHTDGHVDNLARFVGPNRLALPRATGPGDPNAAIYADAKRRAEAFGVEVAEIPSPGLVTRGDLVEPASYANFAITTNLVVVPTFGSVHDEDGVAAVAALFPDRATIGLAADAVLAGGGGFHCASQQMPALTRS